The Amphiura filiformis chromosome 1, Afil_fr2py, whole genome shotgun sequence nucleotide sequence ctattgaccttttttttttttggactatAGAAGTCGGATAaaggttttaaaggtcaaattagggcaGGCAAtatttattcaaatgatgggcaaccctcaatttctaggtAAGACCATGtccttatgacaagaggaatgatatttggtgatattttagcagattcaaattttgacccctgtatgtaCTTTGACACACTCAAAATTCCCATTGCTGACAGAAAGCCAGTAAATTATCTTCAAATAGCTGGTCTTGAGAAACAATATCcatcaaaacaaaatttaagGTACCTAAATAAGGTAAATATGACCAGAAGCCAGACTTTGATGTTTTGTTGCTATTGTCATcctccatataaattgaaatatgtaacacaatctggtccatggaggccaagaGCTGccaaggtggcaaatttgaaattgtgataaaggcaaaaatatggagtaaaaaacaataaaatacacatcacaaaacttcgtAACTTTCGAACTGCtacacctttggtgttttcagtataatgatagcctaatgtttgtataaggtgataattaaagtaactcaattttcaaaaatgcctcctttggcctccatggaccagatcgtgatTATGAAATTTTGTATGATCTCTTATATGACTATAAAAGGGAAAAACCCTCGTGCATGCTTTTTATGTACATCTTGTTTCTTCCTTTTTCTTGTTGGCAAAATACCATAGATAAAAGTTCCCTTAGATTACAAGATGATCTTCCAGAAGATGCCAGACAAGAAGAGATCAACTGGAAACTATGGGTGTTTGCTAAGCGAGGAAATCCGCACAAGGTGCAGGAATGTATTGATCTTGGAGCAGATGTGAATTACTGTGTAAGTAGGGGCACCaggttgttttgtttgttgattaaatttgtttttcaaagggAAAGTGAAttttgattggggggggggggcaaatgtctAAACTATAAGGCTATTTTAATATTGCTATTTTAAAATTGCTAGCAGAGAGGGCCTACTGGTACAGTCTTTAAGTATAGACACATCACTTTATAGTATAGGGTTGTAGGCTTGATATAATTATACTGATAGTGCTATCTTGTTATATGAATTGCTTATAGAGAGGCTCTACCGTACTTCACCAAGCTGTCCAGTCATTAAGTATAGACACTTGTCAAGTGTTGCTGCAAACAGGATTGGTAGATATCAATGCTAGGACGCTAGTTAGGACACAGAAGGTAATTGATGATAATCTTAATGAAGGTTTTGTTGGTAATTGAAGAGGAGTGCCTAGACAGTTATAAAGTTGTAGGAGGTGGTTATTATGGGAGGGGTCCTTAGGTTGAATACAGTACATATTGTACATGGCAACTTGGTATGTACTAATggcctgtgtaataattatgtgtaccaggGAGGTATGAATTCTCAAAATTATCTGCCAAAATCACTTGGCCCTccctttgaattttgaaaatatctgtggctccccttttgatgtgccaacaaatctttggcCCCTTTACTCATGCCAGATTTAAAATTGTGTAATCATCATGTGTGGCAAGCAGGAAACTTTGCATatctgtgacacaatctggtccatggaggtcaAATTGAGAtagaggcaaaaatatggagtaaaaaataaaatacataaacaaatTGACATCACAAAACTCCATAACTTAAAAACCAAGTATGATCactatgaaatttttacactgaaaatcacactgatatcTGTAATGAGCACTGAAAATTTAACACAATGAACAGCACCACTGAAAATAACTcgaaatagttcttttgttattctgtatgcaaataaccattaattgtccAACCACACTGAAAAAATGGACTGAAACTCCTCTGAAAATCATTGGCCAGtcattaatcccactgaaatgaatttaatcccactgaaatggatttaatcacactgaaatAAGCTGGCCTGTTCCATTGTTATGGAAATTAGTGCCCTAGATCATTGCTCATTATAGCAGACAATAACCACTTGATATACCactgaaaaatacactgaaataccACTGAAAACAATTTCAGTCTAACAATTTCTTTTGTTCTGATGATTTTCAGTGTTACCCTGTCATTTTCAGTgtgtttttcagtgtaaaaatttcatagtGGATAGACCtttagtatatgatagcctaatggtattgtataaattgtataaggtaataataagttctaatctttttacttcttgtttactacctgcacgtatgaacttacactaCTGTATAAGAAGTCAATTTGGCAAAGATTGCCTGGACATAGTGAGAAAACTGCAACGTGCATCGCTTAAAATAGCACGATACCGGAACCATCTACGGTTTAATCTGAACTGTTTCAATACTCATATTACACCTAAGAGCCTACGTTTGTCATCTGCCATAAAAGGATACGTAGCCAATAATATTCTAAGGAAAGCAGAACGATCGCTTGTAAATGAACGCATCCGCCAAACCAACTTTACTCTGGATATATTGCATGAACAACACCAAGATTGCCTTGTTGAATTAAGCGGTCGTCTACCCGAGGAGATCGTTAATAGGGTAATTGAGTTTACAAAGTCGTCACAGTTACATGAACATGAACAGTCAAAAGCTAGACAGGTAAACAAATTTCGCAATTTGAAAAATCCGCCCCAACAGGAAAATCGCAAGGGAATTAATGGCAACTGGAGAGACCGCGATGGAAACACTGTGACTGATTCCAACAAGGACAAGTGGGTAATCAATTCTTCATCTCGCGATTTGAGCCAGGACGAAAGATCATTACTTGAAAAGGGATTGAATTTTGCTGTTTCACCCACTCGAGCTACCTGTTCATGATTATATAGCGGCTTGTGAATCTGCCTGTAAACAACTTGGTGATGGGGATGCAGAtgaaccaagggggtgacactaaattcacggttgttctattagcaacgcaaaacctatgaaaaattccgctggtttactagctagaaagtgaggccagttatcgatccgttatgaataattcatgttcgaccccttggatcatgttaattgatattggcaaataacaacgttgttagttttgcgaactttgcctgttcaatgagagtatagcgcgctcccaatacatctgggcacaaacaaggcgaaaacgatccagtttaatgaaatggcggacgggtattcccatcaggcaccagtgatatgtttttcaaagaaagtctactaatttgatatgaaatgacatgttgcaatagcaaagtcaaaattaggccttgctgtcaataatatgaaggaaatatgtgacaaagtcaaggtgtgaaatacaagtagtatttaagctataataacctttgatacccgacctgaccttcaaTCATGGcggcttattcgtcttatgtatttctattatgctctcaagtaaaataaaataccactctgcactaagcagacagaatgttacttggctcctagcatgaattattgattttatacggaggtaaacaaatgcacagtgtatgtgcaagccgtgcatcaatactccaaatatttacggtaaatctgaatagtggtcacatatgacatatcatgtgttcgggaaatcacgtggcaacattttaagatttcaggcttgtttactagttaattgccatgtgtacgctttattatttatctttgttaatttacatatattttaaatgctgataaatcgtggttggctgcccatgatatccgttaaattcaatgttttatgaatataattctaccacgcagaggaggtcacgcagcagaatttcacttcaaagtttatacatttaatatatttaatatgataataattttttgttataaccaactggtacacgaaatatactagcttattacatatacagaaaggtgattatcagcctccactcagcaaattgacatgcccggcatgcagccattctccgcctggataacatgactgtcgcctcAATACgcctgggcgcaaatttaaataacaatacgctatttacatatcaattcggcctcatgctaattaatgctgccccatccaggagttcatctatggatGAACTTCGAGGTAAGGTCACTCATATTATCAAAACAGCCAAGTTGCCAGAGAGTAATTTACCTAAAGAGGAGAGAAAAGCACTTGAGAACTTAAGAAAGGATAACACCATTATAGTGCTCCCCGCTGATAAAGGTCGCGCTTGTTGTGTCATTGATCGCACAGATTATGAATCAAAAGTGGACAAATTACTTAGCGATGATAATAACACCTATGAAAGACTATGCAAGGATCCTActgagaaatacaaaaaaggagctTTCACCCTGGACCAAATAAAGCACATTAGAAATGTACTTTATCTGTACTTTATGGGTACTTTAACTGTACTTTCTGGGTAATTAGTACATATAAactgtactttaaatgtgcttatttttcatatcctggaaaaactgtgtactttaaaggtactttaaatgtgactttaattatactttatgaatattttgataaatatgggAAATTGTTGGTGctttaactatactttatttggaCTTAGTTCTTTCCCAGTGTCAGTGAGTATACTTTAATTGTGCTTATTTTGGACTTAACCAAATTTTGAACATCAGTGTGTactttaaatataggcctactttatcaGTACTTTATGTATACTTTACCTGGATTGGTTTTCCCCGGTGGTATTGTCAGCAATGTAAGAGTacttaaaatgtgcttttcagtgtactttaaatgtactttattGTGGACATCATGGATATATATGATGTTTACAAGTCACATGACTACATTCTTCTAGATTTGAAAAATACCAACGGCCATCTTGTGCTAAGGTTGTATAATGCAATGGATGTATAAAACTGTTAATGGACTTACAAATAATGGACTTACAAATACAGGCTTGATTACAGGAGATAGTTACTGGTAATGTATGCTTGCATGTGAACATAATTGTGTTACCAATACTTTGACAAGCTCCATAAAtgtggtaagcttataattataagtaagcttataattataagcttactgtatgcttcagtatgctttaaatgtacttttctagtcattgtgctttatttgtactttaaaggtactttatcgtcgctccaaatgtcgcacattgaatgttgtttagaaagcatatttaaagcacagtgctttaaatatgcttgtttggtataaagtacaattaaagtacagtactttaaatgtgctttttcagtatgctttaaatgtacttttctggtcattgtgctttatttgtactttaaaggtactttatcgtcgttccaaatgtcgcacattgggatgttgtttagaaagcatatttaaagcacagtgctttaaatatgcttgtttggtataaagtacaattaaagtacagtactttaaatgtgcttttttcagtatgctttaaatgtacttttctggtcattgtgctttatttgtactttaaaggtactttatcgtcgttccaaatgtcgcacattggaatgttgtttagaaagcatatttaaagtacagtgctttaaatatgcttgttttggTCCAGGGCAGTGATTCTTAATGATCTCAAGTCTTGTGGGGCCATTGATTTTGCGTTAAAAGAAAGATTGTTTCCAACAGAGTGTGATGTGCCCAAGATATATGGCTTGCCCAAAGTGCACAAAACTGGTGTTCCGCTAAGACCCATCGTTTCCAGCATTGGGTCAGTTAGTTACAACTCCTCGAGATTCTTGGCTGACATTCTTAGTTCAGTTATTGGAAAAACACCTCACCACATTAAAGACACTAAGTAATTTGTGGATTTTGTGAGCGACCTCAATATTGCCCTGGATGAATTGATTGTTTCTTACGATGTCACTGCATTGTTTACCAGTGCATGTACCTGTAGACAACGCTATTGAAACAATTTGCGTGCACCTAGAGGAGGATACTTCGTGGACAATCAGGACATATCTTAACGCCGAGCAAGTGCTTTGACTGTTAAAGTTTTGTCTGAATAcaacttattttgttttatgcGGACAATTCTTCAAACAAAAACATGGCGCCGCCATGGGTGGTCCTGTTTCCCCAACAACATGCAATCTTTTTATGGAACAGTTTGAAAGCTTAGCCCTTGAATCTGCACCACATCCGCCCAGAGTGTGGCTTCGCTACGTGGACGACACGTTCGTAGTTATTAAACGGGAGCATTTCAGCGAATTCACAGAGCATATCAACCCGCAAAGTGATCACATAAAGTTCACATGTGAAGCAGAGGCGGATGGACAGCTTCCTTTCTTAGATACTTTGGTCAAGCGTTCCGAGGACGGTTCTTTACGGGTCAGTGTGTATCGCAAACCTCAATTTTGACAGCCACCATCTGCTAGAGCATAAGTTGAGCGTAATCAGGACTTTGTTCCACCGGGCGGATTTCGCAGTTACAGACCCATTAGACAGAGAGAAAGAAATCTTGCATGTGCAGTCTGCGCTCCAGAATTGTGGATACGAGCGTTGGACATTTCACAAAGCTCACAAACCGAAAAAACAAACAGATAACTCTTCTGCGGCGAATGCTAACACCAAATGCAAGGCTAATATCAACTTGCCATATGTCAAGGGAACCAGTGAGAAACTTCGCCGTGTGTTTCAGCAGTATGGGGTTTTTGCCACCTTTAGACCCCTCACCACGCTGCGAAAGAATCTGGTAGCACCTAAGGACCGTACTGAAAAAGAAGATCAAACAGGAGTTATATACCACATTCCATGCACGGATTGTAACTCTgtttacattggtgaaaccggaAGGAAACTCAAGTTCAGACTTCAGGAGCATAAATCAGTTGCTCCAAGTGCCAATTCTCCTGTATCTGCTCATACCAAGTCCGGTCATAATATTGACTGGGACGGAGTTACCATTTTGGAAAAGGACAGCAGGAATGATACAAGGAAAATATGTGAAGCGATCCACATTAGGAGAGACCCGCAGCCCAAAATCAACACCTCGGTACGAACTCCAGTACGAATCTCCAGTTTACAACAGCTTGCTGAAATCagttaaaccaactggcaactttagtagaagatcttctagaaacactgatctcagcagcatctcacacaccatcacccactgaggaaggaaccagttggttctgaaatatttgggaaaataacctggtgagtgcagttgaaagttttaatctttttacttcttgtgataattatagtaactcaattttcaaaaatgtctcctttggcctCTATGGACCAGATTATGTCACATGTGAATGTTTTTCTACCCCTTTTGAAAAAGTgcctctaaaaaaaaaaaaaaaaagccaaaaaaaaccaacatgtTCTATTAAAAAAGTATTTGTAAATTGAGAGCAAACccattgtttgtttgctttttgtttgtttgtttttgttttttgttttgtttttgttcttgtgtTTGCTTTGTTGCATAAATGATCTCGAATGGATCATGCTAGCATTGGATTGCAGAAGGCGTTTGTTTGAAAAAGAAACAGTCATCAGAAAAGATGAGAAAAGAATTAACAGAATTTGCAATtactttttatatcaaaatgtggCAGAGCTGTGATTCAAACCCAGGACCTACTGTAACAGGTCTACATATTATATGCATCTGAAAAGCATTGCACATTGCCTAATATTTGAGTAATTATTTTGTAAATACTGTATGTATGAAGCAAACACTTCTTTTTGCATTGTTTTCAAAGGGTTTGGAAGAAGAAACAGCCTTCTTAGTGGCACTCAGGATACCCGGTGCACAAAGTCATGCTATCTGGAATTTATGCAAACTCCTTATTGAAAATGGAGCTGATGTTCACATAGTAAGTTATTGCTTTTCATAAACATATATAGATctaaaaatatacaaattgcGAAATAATTTAGTGTACATTCACACTTGAGATACAaatagaaaaatacaaaaatagcgGCCAAATATAATCCTCCTGTTTTGTTCGTTGGCATCGTAAGTTTGTTTTTGATAGGGCTGTTATCGACAAGGCTGTTTTCGGCAATATTGTTGACAAAGCAATTTTCCAGATTTTCGACAAGCATGTAACAATTGTCGACAAAAAAGCTAGTCACTAAGATATTAgaggttaagggaaggggtatgaacgtttggacagtatttattgtaggacatgagagtacatcagacatatcgaattgcattctgaatactgaagaatgtccttctgatatcaaataattttgatttttgaaattgtaatggaatacacattttatggcaaatcattaaaaattgatattttgatatttaacaatactaaagtaaactttataaatctgatcgatttatacttacagtgtatgtaggtgggatgaaaagccgacgatcaattgaaaattttgaccttttcaattgatcgtcggctttttctcccagctacatacactttaagaatatgtcattagatttataaaatttacttcgaggactgttatatatcaaaaatttgacaaatatcaaattttaataatttgtgataaaatttgtattatatcatgaatttcaaaaaatgaaaattatttgatatcagaaagacatgcttcgtattcagaatgcaattcgatacgtctgaggtgctctcatgtcccacaaaaaatactgttgaagaCGCCATAAacactcattctagatcccttaagcttaagatatgcttaacatcaccattatttaccataaaataaATGCATCTGTCTTCTATTTCATTTGTACATCCGTAAATGTtgcagattatctttccattacaatcccaatattctgatgatgcataTATGTATATAGTAATATTTCTGTGTAAATAACCGATGCATAGTGTGTTAtctgaacttaatatttttaCTTTGTTGATATATTACAACTTGTCAACATCTtgtcggatcttgagatttgacggttgtcgacaatgaaaattgGACTGGACAACAGTTTTTGATGGCTTTTGCTCCTCAAGACCACCAATTTGAATATTTACTGCACTGTAACCTTGTTAATAAAAAACTGTTAGGGCCTCAGATATTAGTTTGTGTTCACAGGAATTTGTGTTAGGTCATTATAATCAGGGCATAGGCAATTTTCTTGGTCAGActgggggcaaaataaaaaattttggggCAAAGACGAAAAATATTCCTGAATGCATCAATCATTTTGACCCAGTATTATCAGTGGGATATAATacatatagaggccgtcagcctttcgccatcttgtgggtacaaacgaTACGCGGGAttctgcgtcggacactacgcgcagggcgcagcttgccacgcagctgttatcacacatcaccacggtgattttgctgttcacgcatggagattgaACGACGATCGCAgcctgtacccacaagatggcggcacaTGACGTCACGCTAACGGCCTCTATACTGTTTTTTAGAGATACAGTACCTGTAAAGTCTGAGCTTCCAaaaattatttacttttttaaGTACACGCTGTTCTAGTTTATTTAAAatgggctttattgggacaatgtgcatgCATAGCATGCAAACTTTTGGTATTTTACAATATATCGGCGCATGATTTGAGTGAATTATTGGTGGaaaacaggctccttgccccttttcttttcctttgccttgcCGATTTTCACTTTCATATTTAGTCATGGGACACTCTTCTCTTTCACACAATGTTATTCAATAATTCATATTCATAAGTGGCTTTGAAGGTACGTATGATGTCATTTCAATGGTATCAATTGGAATTGCTATATTAACATTATGAACAGTTCAGTTGTTTGTTTTTATTGCTGGTTTTAAAGATCAACAAGACCCTGCCCCTCTGTTTATGCCACTGTAACAATGTTTtcgtttgtttcttatttttaggACAATGAGAAGGCATTTTACATTGCTGTTACGACAGGCAACTATGAGGCATGTAAGGATCTCATTGAAAAACACAATGTTCCAGTTGATACAATATATGAGgtgattttatttcatttaaattAGTGTGGTGTGGTTCTACCAGTTCTTTTCATCTCTGCTTTTTTCATCCTTTTCTAAATTCTCTTTGTTTGCTTGtcacttttgttgtatttttcttTCCTCCCTTTCTCCCATTCGCTCCTTTTATTTCCCACAGACTTGGTCTCCAGCTTAGTTTGCTTACTTTTTCTTCCCATTCGTGAGTTTCTTCATGACTTCAATCTTCTTTATTTCATTGCATTTTTCTTCATCTGTTATGTTTGCagaataaaattgtttaaattgtatcattgtatataatatgattgataaaacagtcaaaattaATTGTGATCAGCACTTACGGACAAAATTGCACAAAGTAATTTCACAGAGCAGGAACATTTTAAGAGCAGGAGACAAAGGGTGAAATAAAACACATGTAGAGACCATGTGTAGTTGATGCATCCAGCTCCAGAAGTCAGACAGCTTGTGTAAAGAGAATGAATTACAAATCTtagttaaaatgtttattttttgaacagAAAGGACAAACTGCCCTCTTCTCTTGTGGCAAATACTCCTATCCCAGTCAACAAAAAGTGTGCAACCTTCTTCTTGAACATAAAGCAAGTGTACATACTGAAGATCAAGTAAGTCCTATTGGTTATGTCAGGGAGGTGATTATCTTTTGGTTTGGGATGTGTGGCTTGCAGAAAATAGGGCCTCATAGCTAAGGATTTTCATAAAAGGATCCACATGTCATCGGCTATATCACATACTGATGTATTTGCAAAATATGCATTTCGagaaatttagcgattttcatttgctgcataatcttaattaaaacattattgtcaatTAGAACCTGAttaaaaataatgcaaatataccatattttcaatgtaataCCAAAgtatggctagaatactttggtaatacacttatcactatcagagcataacttattctgcaaaaaaattaatattaaatacaatacgtcactatgtgaaaagaaTTAATGACAATTTTGCTGATCAAATCGTGAATACGTCGTGCAAATACGTCATTATGTGAAACAATTTTGcaaatatgtcactatgtgaaatggacaaaactaattaagccactttgaggcatggcttttggtgaatatatagagtagaacgtAAAAAAACTAAtgta carries:
- the LOC140164831 gene encoding uncharacterized protein; its protein translation is MGNPQFLDKSSLRLQDDLPEDARQEEINWKLWVFAKRGNPHKVQECIDLGADVNYCRGSTVLHQAVQSLSIDTCQVLLQTGLVDINARTLVRTQKGLEEETAFLVALRIPGAQSHAIWNLCKLLIENGADVHIDNEKAFYIAVTTGNYEACKDLIEKHNVPVDTIYEKGQTALFSCGKYSYPSQQKVCNLLLEHKASVHTEDQDGLTPLQFALTNGATATVVESLIKAKSDVNKRFPDGKPMIAHVLEEYNWRRNYLKYLLNGGIDIEMQDENGYTALLAAVARMNNEVTKELLKLGADISAKDKDGNSVLHVWALNAYRGNNYQQCCSKLFQDLLEAEADLEYVNKVYHCIQGHCN